TATGGGGTGCCAACGCGCCTTCTAGATTGGACCGAGAGCGCGCTAGTGGCAACTCACTTCGCAACAGAGCAAGAAGAAGTTGATGGCTCATTATGGATGTTATTTCCAAAAAAATTGAATCAACAAGATGGAAGGCACTTCTCCAACGTTGAAACGAGTCTGCCGTCTTTCGAAGAAGATACTGAAGTTATGCGCGATTATGAACCTAGAGAGGCTCTCGAAAAACAGAGGAAACTTGACATTAACCCTATCGCGTTTATATGCCCACGAAATATTCCTCGCATGAGAGCGCAGAGAAGCGTTTACACCATCCACCATATCAAAAGTACCCCCATAGAGGAAATAGGTGATAAATCACATGTTTGGAGGTACATTATTCCAAAGGAGTCAAAAGCCAAAATAAGACGTGAGCTAGCAATTTTAGGATTCAGTGATTTCCAGATTTTTCCCGAAGCCAAATTTATCGGTCAAAAGTTGCAAAAAGAGTGTGAAAAATGAGCCTGAAAACTTACGCTATGCAAAACAATGCGATTTTGGGTTTAAATCTTATTACCGACCAGATCGAATTTACCCCGACTTATCAGCGAAATAGCGATGTTTGGGATAAAGAAAAAAGGCAATTATTCATTGACTCAATATTGAATCATTTTGATATTCCAAAAATATATTTCCATGACATAAGTGCTCAACATCGAAAACTTCCAAACGGGAAGGAACTAAAATACGCAATTATCGATGGAAAACAAAGGATGGAGACTATCCTTCAATTTATGGCTGACAGTTTCCCTCTCGCAGACGATTTCGTTTACTATGAAGAACCCAAAATCAAACCTTTAGGTTTGACGTATTCTGAAATAGCCAAGAAATATCCAGAAATCAAAACAAGATTTGATTGCTATACATTACCCATAATTATTGTTGAAACTGATGATACTGAACTCATCGATGAAATGTTTTCTCGGTTGAACGAAGCGGTAGCACTAAGTTCTGCTGAGAAGAGAAACGCTTTAGGTGGTCCAATACCGAAATTCATTAATGAGCTTGCAGGCCACCCCTTCTTTACAAGTAAAGTTAATTTTTCAAACAAGCGATATCAGCATAAAGAAACTGCTGCTAAGCTACTATTCCTTGAAGATACTATTTATTACCAAAGGAGAATAATCGATACCAAGAGAGCATTTCTTGATGCGTTTGTAAAAGAGTATAAAAGAAGACAAGTTAGAGCTCAACAAAAAATAGTAGCTAAAGACCCAAAAATATTACTTGATGCAGTCAGGGATAGGCTAGATAGACTTGACAAAGTGTTTCTAAATAAAGACCCATTACTCAGCCAGCAAGGCATCGTTATTATTTACTACCTGCTCATGAGGAAAGCCGATAAATGTCATAATTCTGAAATAATAACACGAGACAAGCTGGAGAACTTCAACCTCTTAGTATTTAATAACAAAATTGTGGCTGAACATGAGATCAGTGAGGCTGACTTTGACTACCTTGAATTCGACAGATTATCAATGCAAGGTTCAAATGATGCTAATTCAATAAAGGAAAGGCTTAGAATAATAAGTTCATTTTTTGGACTTGAGTAGGGACATTAGCTCAGTT
The DNA window shown above is from Candidatus Bathyarchaeota archaeon and carries:
- a CDS encoding DUF262 domain-containing protein; translation: MSLKTYAMQNNAILGLNLITDQIEFTPTYQRNSDVWDKEKRQLFIDSILNHFDIPKIYFHDISAQHRKLPNGKELKYAIIDGKQRMETILQFMADSFPLADDFVYYEEPKIKPLGLTYSEIAKKYPEIKTRFDCYTLPIIIVETDDTELIDEMFSRLNEAVALSSAEKRNALGGPIPKFINELAGHPFFTSKVNFSNKRYQHKETAAKLLFLEDTIYYQRRIIDTKRAFLDAFVKEYKRRQVRAQQKIVAKDPKILLDAVRDRLDRLDKVFLNKDPLLSQQGIVIIYYLLMRKADKCHNSEIITRDKLENFNLLVFNNKIVAEHEISEADFDYLEFDRLSMQGSNDANSIKERLRIISSFFGLE
- a CDS encoding FRG domain-containing protein — encoded protein: MPYKQNRKVTSIAQIIDKLSEDLENQGKIVWYRGQSDKKWSLTPSIYRNNVKQDLSEMHLLKHFKQDAISLFNRNNNNMQPHEWLFIMRHYGVPTRLLDWTESALVATHFATEQEEVDGSLWMLFPKKLNQQDGRHFSNVETSLPSFEEDTEVMRDYEPREALEKQRKLDINPIAFICPRNIPRMRAQRSVYTIHHIKSTPIEEIGDKSHVWRYIIPKESKAKIRRELAILGFSDFQIFPEAKFIGQKLQKECEK